In Aspergillus nidulans FGSC A4 chromosome II, the genomic stretch TCAAACGAGGCGACGAACAGCGTGACATCCAATACAGTGAAGACAAGGTAGGCGCTCCTGCATATAAGcatctttcctcttcccGTGACTGTAACTGAAAAAAGAGTGCATAGCCCTTCCACACGGACACTGTTACCGACTGTTTGTGCTTGTTTACCCGAAGCCTCTCCGAAAAAGGTGGCCGTAGTATTCTCGCTTCCGCCTGGACGGTGTACAACGAGATTGCAGCCACTCGACCAGATATAATCCACGTTTTGTCACAACCCAACTGGCCATTTGACACGTAAGTATCCGCCGGTCTGTCCCACGCAATGATGGATTCGTGCTCTCAACTTTTATGGAAGCTACCATTCCTGCCCAGACAGCTAATCAGTGGTTAGATTCGGCCGCTCCCCTCCGTATTACACCCGGCCGGTCCTTTTTTACCACGACGACAAGCTCATCACATCTTTCTCACGCCGGTTGCTGGTCGGACATGTGCCATTCGACAAGCGAACACCCGGAATCCCTGGTCTCACAGAAGCACAGGCCGAGGCCCTCGACATGATTCATTTTGTTGCACGCAAGCATGAAATCACCCCCCGGATAGAACGCGGCGATCTCcgcttcatcaacaacatgGCGGTACTGCACCGACGCGAGGCTTTCGAAAACAGTGCGGGGAACGCCCGGCATCTAATCCGGATCTGGCTGAATAACGAGCAGATGTGCTGGAAGCTGCCACGAACGCTGCAGCTCTCGTGGGCTCGTATCTTCGAGGACAATGAGCGTGAAGAACACTGGGATCTTGAGCCCCCGCGTCGAGACGGCAAGATCCTGAGGGTTGCTGGATCATGTGATTAATGAGACCATGACCTATGAATGGAGGCCCGCAGACGCTGGATGCAGTTTTGGAAAAGGGGGAAGAGGATCAATCTAGggcagaggaagaggtggagaaacagacgaggaggaagcggaTGGGGTTGGCTGGTAGGTAGAGTGTGGAACTTGGATCAGTGCCAGgtgggatggagaaagagcgTGAAGGATGGACGGGCAAAAGTTTGGTTCACGACGACACGAGTGTCCGTGCTCAATTTCAGACACGCACCTCTGCTCGAGTTTTCGTCTACAAAAGTCATTTCGTCTTTGGGGTTCCTAGGTGTTTTCTTGTGCTTCGGGTTATGTCTTCATGGTCATGGCATTCATTACGCTTTCTATCTATTCGAATCACGGTAACCTCCTAATTGTACGGGATGGCGGCTATTATACTAGGTACTATTCTCAAGATCTAAACAGTCGGTCCAGGCGCCCACTCAACATCATATAATTGTGAAATCCAATACAGATCGTCTCCATATTCCCGATTTGCCCGGATCTCAGCCATGCGCGCCGCTACGGCGAAGTCAGATCAGCGGCGCTCGGCACAGCGGACTAGGAGTGATTAGGAGCGCACTTACCTCTGGCAGGGTGGTTGATGTGCTGGGAGGTCTCTTTGACAAACTCGAGCTCCTCGCTATCTAGGTCCGCGGCGGTTGCCAGGCTGCGTAACGACTTCTCGTCGTAAGTCAGATGGAATGGGAGGACGCCTTTGTTCAGGTAGTGAAAGTGAGCCAGCGCGGTTTGCATGCCCTTCTGCATTCCTTCAATGCTCAGGCGGTTGGCATATACGCTCTGTGGGTGTACGCGAGTCAGTTCCGTGGACCAGTTTTGCAACCATAGGCGCAGGGACTAACCGGCAAGCCAAATTCGCGAGCAGTCTCCCAGTCCCGTCTTGTTAGCATCGCGCAGCTGTGTAGCAAGATGAACAAGGTTAGGTATATCGTCAACCAATGCTCGCGTTTATTCTCCGTGATCAGGTCTTTCAGAGCCGTCAACACTCTACCGCAGAGAGGACGGAGGACTCTGGTGTACATGATGCATTCCATCTGAGCAATCATGATGCCAGGCATCGGGACCTTTGCATGAAAACGGCTATTTGGATCATCCACTGGTGTCCCTCCGACGGCCTCGTAGTAGTACTTAATGTACTCCGGATTGCTGATCTTACGGCAGCCGACCCAGAACTGCAGGCAATCCCTAATCAAAGCCCTTTCTCGTGGTGGCTGCACCGCAGACTAAGCAGGGTTGCACATTCGCAGGGGCGACACGGTACTTACCTTTGCTTTTTGCTGATAAAGAAAGGCAAAGTAGTAGGTGCGCCAGATCAGAAGGTCGAGATTCCCGACTTCGTATTTGATGTACGCACCCACATAGTTGGCCGTTAGCCACTTCAGCGTTTTAGCGGCGCCTTCCATATCAGCGAGTGCATACTGTGGCATTGGATGGCGTCTAACATAAGGCCCCGAAGTCCATGTCGTCTCCAGCATATCGCCCTCCTTGGGTATGAATTTTCTCACCTGCACCTCATATGGAGCGTCGACGTGGACTTGGGATAACGTTATCGTCTTGATCTCAGATGATGCCCAGTCCGTGATGTCGACGATCTCCATACTCTGCCATCGTCTGCTGAATAGCTGGCACGGCATATCCTGCTCTCGATATAACGACACATCGGTGATGATCATCCGAAGGCATGGGAGCTTCCGGATACTGGGAGCCTTTGACTGATGTGCCCGTTGACAAGTAAGACAATCGTTAGTATAAGGATCATCATGATCCGGCTCACACTACAAAGTGCTTTGTTAGCAAGGGATTAAGAAAACAACCGGAACAATTGCTGCTCACCCTTATCCGCATCATGCGACATCGGACGCAGCCCTTCAGATTCCTTGTAAGAGCCGTTTCGGTGCGTTTGCTTTCATCCTTAAACGGACCACGTCGACGGGTACTGGCCTTTCGatgcttcctcttcgtcgtgTCTTCTGGTGTTCTCTTGCGTTTCCGTCGGGTCCTCTGGAATAATACGCACCGCGAGTtagccatcaacaacctcggtCGACCACTATGATGCAACATactggaggaagagaccAAGTCTTGCTACAGGGTCCGCTTGGAGGCGGATTTACGACACTCGGGCTTCGCTCATTTAGTCCGGGCGATGTATCTTGCTGCTCTCCGTCGGATGCGATCGACGAATCACTATCCGACCCGGCAGCCGACATGGCccaggacgaggatgcgTGAGAGGACGACCGGATCGGACGACCGTAATCCAACGGCATCGCGATCAAGTCGCCCTGACCGCTCGATAACAAGACTGGGGAGCAGTTGTGCGGTTGCAGTGTTGGACCGCTGTGTTGACTAATGAAGGCGCTTTGGGCGCCGAACATAGGGTCGTCCCATGAACCCGCATAATGAGACCAAGATAGCGACATTCCACCGTCGATGTCCAGACCAGAATCTTGAAATACAAGCTTCTGATCGTCCACGACTTCCTTCGCATCATTAACTGCATCGAACTTCGAGGCTAGTCCATGCAAACCAGACACTGCAGATGGACGAAGTCGCGAGTCCGACCAGTGTCGTCCAACGTCCCTGGTAATCATTAGGCTGGGTAGTGGGGGTGGCGGATTCAGCGCGTCTACAGCAGCCGGATTATTCCTTGTATCCCTGCTCACTTTATTTGGCGACAATATTGTGGCCATGAGCTCATCCAACAGTCGTGGATCCGATGCAAGGTCGGCAATCAACGATGGGGGAGGGGGGAAGGCAACGCAGCAAGAAATCAGCAGGAAGATCGTCCACTGCTCGTGCCACGACggtcaaagaagaaaagaacaagcaGTCGACTGTTAGGAGGGAGAAAAAGTCTTTGGCGTGTTGGGGTCTAAGAGGCACCATACCATGTTGATCCGTCAGTGCAGGGATGGGCCGCGCTGGCGTCAAGGCATGATGACAGGCGCAATTTACGGGTAATCCTTTCAACTTGGAAGAGCGCTGGGCGAGCTTTTTATCGCCTAGGGGCTCGGCGACGCCATTGAAAGTCTATTGTTCAACTGTCAGCCCGCGTAGAGGCCGTCGCTGCCAGGGATTAATGGACGTGTCAATTCTTTGTGGTCACTAGGTGAGCGAAGGGATCGCT encodes the following:
- a CDS encoding TauD/TfdA family dioxygenase (transcript_id=CADANIAT00004468); translation: MAPSAVSFPPSTEFVIAPEAYYSTGLRARFLLDADRSAAKTQSKPATYAKIGYEFDEIAYKKRVQASLAAGNLPRKVPAGWPTQLSGPLVWDRGDFPDENEYVYYLTDKDKIEISDALETFKGFGLGGHEVSQATFPLPSLGKELIKVRNDVYEGRGFAIVRGLDPDAYTMEDLTVVYLGISSYIGERRGKQDQRGSMLMHVIKRGDEQRDIQYSEDKPFHTDTVTDCLCLFTRSLSEKGGRSILASAWTVYNEIAATRPDIIHVLSQPNWPFDTFGRSPPYYTRPVLFYHDDKLITSFSRRLLVGHVPFDKRTPGIPGLTEAQAEALDMIHFVARKHEITPRIERGDLRFINNMAVLHRREAFENSAGNARHLIRIWLNNEQMCWKLPRTLQLSWARIFEDNEREEHWDLEPPRRDGKILRVAGSCD
- a CDS encoding uncharacterized protein (transcript_id=CADANIAT00004469), which gives rise to MATILSPNKVSRDTRNNPAAVDALNPPPPLPSLMITRDVGRHWSDSRLRPSAVSGLHGLASKFDAVNDAKEVVDDQKLVFQDSGLDIDGGMSLSWSHYAGSWDDPMFGAQSAFISQHSGPTLQPHNCSPVLLSSGQGDLIAMPLDYGRPIRSSSHASSSWAMSAAGSDSDSSIASDGEQQDTSPGLNERSPSVVNPPPSGPCSKTWSLPPRTRRKRKRTPEDTTKRKHRKASTRRRGPFKDESKRTETALTRNLKGCVRCRMMRIRCEPDHDDPYTNDCLTCQRAHQSKAPSIRKLPCLRMIITDVSLYREQDMPCQLFSRRWQSMEIVDITDWASSEIKTITLSQVHVDAPYEVQVRKFIPKEGDMLETTWTSGPYVRRHPMPQYALADMEGAAKTLKWLTANYVGAYIKYEVGNLDLLIWRTYYFAFLYQQKAKSAVQPPRERALIRDCLQFWVGCRKISNPEYIKYYYEAVGGTPVDDPNSRFHAKVPMPGIMIAQMECIMYTRVLRPLCGRVLTALKDLITENKREHWLTIYLTLFILLHSCAMLTRRDWETAREFGLPSVYANRLSIEGMQKGMQTALAHFHYLNKGVLPFHLTYDEKSLRSLATAADLDSEELEFVKETSQHINHPARAARMAEIRANREYGDDLYWISQLYDVEWAPGPTV